One segment of Rosa chinensis cultivar Old Blush chromosome 6, RchiOBHm-V2, whole genome shotgun sequence DNA contains the following:
- the LOC112170051 gene encoding serine carboxypeptidase-like 2 isoform X2 — protein MLQEVLVLVVLFNVVSSTSIIKTLPGFSGDLPFKLETGYVGVGDLDDVQLFYYFIESEGSPEHDPLVLWLTGGPGCSGFSALVYENIGPLSFDPANSIGNKPQLKLNPYSWTKVANIIFLDAPVGTGYSYAKTWEGYSNMSDTLSAAETYEFLRKWLMDHPKFFENALYVAGDSYSGIVLPIIVQEISDGNEDGRHPPMNIQGYVLGNPGTDIDVDENYRVPFAFRKALISDELYKSLKTNCKGEYVNVDPNNALCVDDLDQYNECIADIFTPQILEPYCTVSSPNPLESERDSDDLNIDSANLLSLPQLSRPWCRSYIYRFSYIWANDKTVQDALHVREGSIKDWQRCNKTLSASYISDVSSSLVYHQNLIKKGYRVLIYSGDHDMVIPYLGTKAWIESLNLTVDSSWKPWFVNGQIAGYRVQYTYKKYQLTFTTIKGGGHTAPEYKPEECLAMISRWFSFYPL, from the exons ATGCTGCAAGAAGTACTTGTTCTGGTGGTTCTTTTTAACGTTGTTTCATCAACTTCCATCATCAAGACGCTACCAGGCTTCTCCGGTGACCTCCCCTTCAAACTCGAAACTGG GTATGTTGGAGTGGGTGACTTGGATGATGTGCAGCTATTCTATTACTTCATTGAATCCGAAGGTAGTCCTGAGCATGACCCTCTTGTGCTTTGGCTCACTGGTGGTCCTGGTTGTTCTGGATTTTCTGCTCTCGTCTATGAAAATATAG GTCCACTATCATTTGACCCTGCAAATTCCATTGGCAACAAGCCACAGTTGAAGTTGAACCCATACTCATGGACAAAG GTCGCCAACATTATATTCTTAGATGCACCTGTGGGCACTGGTTACTCATATGCAAAAACTTGGGAAGGATACAGCAATATGAGTGACACATTATCAGCTGCAGAGACTTATGAATTTCTAAGAAAG TGGCTTATGGATCACCCCAAGTTCTTTGAAAATGCACTCTATGTTGCCGGAGATTCTTATTCGGGCATTGTTCTTCCTATTATTGTTCAGGAAATATCTGATG GTAATGAAGATGGACGTCACCCACCAATGAATATCCAA GGATATGTGCTTGGTAATCCAGGAACAGACATAGATGTCGATGAGAATTACAGAGTGCCATTTGCTTTCAGAAAAGCGCTTATATCAGATGAACTATA CAAGTCACTCAAAACAAATTGTAAGGGTGAGTATGTCAATGTGGATCCAAACAATGCGTTATGTGTAGATGATCTTGACCAATACAATGAG TGTATTGCAGACATATTCACACCCCAAATATTGGAACCTTATTGTACTGTTTCTTCTCCAAATCCACTAGAATCAGAGCGGGATTCAGATGATCTCAATATAGACTCTGCTAATCTCCTTTCTCTTCCTCAACTTTCCAGGCCATGGTGTCGA AGTTACATTTATCGTTTCTCTTATATTTGGGCAAATGATAAAACTGTTCAAGATGCTCTTCACGTTCGGGAG GGAAGCATCAAGGACTGGCAGAGATGCAATAAGACCTTATCAGCTTCATACATATCTGATGTTTCTTCTAGTCTGGTTTATCATCAGAACCTCATAAAAAAAGGCTATAGAGTTCTGATATACAG TGGTGATCATGACATGGTGATTCCATATTTGGGTACTAAAGCTTGGATAGAGTCTCTAAACTTGACAGTTGACAGTAGTTGGAAACCATGGTTCGTGAATGGACAAATCGCAGG ATACAGAGTGCAGTATACATATAAAAAGTACCAGTTGACATTTACAACTATAAAG GGAGGGGGTCATACAGCTCCAGAGTACAAACCTGAAGAATGTCTTGCTATGATAAGTAGGTGGTTCTCATTCTACCCTCTGTAA
- the LOC112170051 gene encoding serine carboxypeptidase-like 2 isoform X1: MLQEVLVLVVLFNVVSSTSIIKTLPGFSGDLPFKLETGYVGVGDLDDVQLFYYFIESEGSPEHDPLVLWLTGGPGCSGFSALVYENIGPLSFDPANSIGNKPQLKLNPYSWTKVANIIFLDAPVGTGYSYAKTWEGYSNMSDTLSAAETYEFLRKWLMDHPKFFENALYVAGDSYSGIVLPIIVQEISDGNEDGRHPPMNIQGYVLGNPGTDIDVDENYRVPFAFRKALISDELYESLKTNCKGEYVNVDPNNALCVDDLDQYNECIADIFTPQILEPYCTVSSPNPLESERDSDDLNIDSANLLSLPQLSRPWCRSYIYRFSYIWANDKTVQDALHVREGSIKDWQRCNKTLSASYISDVSSSLVYHQNLIKKGYRVLIYSGDHDMVIPYLGTKAWIESLNLTVDSSWKPWFVNGQIAGYRVQYTYKKYQLTFTTIKGGGHTAPEYKPEECLAMISRWFSFYPL, from the exons ATGCTGCAAGAAGTACTTGTTCTGGTGGTTCTTTTTAACGTTGTTTCATCAACTTCCATCATCAAGACGCTACCAGGCTTCTCCGGTGACCTCCCCTTCAAACTCGAAACTGG GTATGTTGGAGTGGGTGACTTGGATGATGTGCAGCTATTCTATTACTTCATTGAATCCGAAGGTAGTCCTGAGCATGACCCTCTTGTGCTTTGGCTCACTGGTGGTCCTGGTTGTTCTGGATTTTCTGCTCTCGTCTATGAAAATATAG GTCCACTATCATTTGACCCTGCAAATTCCATTGGCAACAAGCCACAGTTGAAGTTGAACCCATACTCATGGACAAAG GTCGCCAACATTATATTCTTAGATGCACCTGTGGGCACTGGTTACTCATATGCAAAAACTTGGGAAGGATACAGCAATATGAGTGACACATTATCAGCTGCAGAGACTTATGAATTTCTAAGAAAG TGGCTTATGGATCACCCCAAGTTCTTTGAAAATGCACTCTATGTTGCCGGAGATTCTTATTCGGGCATTGTTCTTCCTATTATTGTTCAGGAAATATCTGATG GTAATGAAGATGGACGTCACCCACCAATGAATATCCAA GGATATGTGCTTGGTAATCCAGGAACAGACATAGATGTCGATGAGAATTACAGAGTGCCATTTGCTTTCAGAAAAGCGCTTATATCAGATGAACTATATGAG TCACTCAAAACAAATTGTAAGGGTGAGTATGTCAATGTGGATCCAAACAATGCGTTATGTGTAGATGATCTTGACCAATACAATGAG TGTATTGCAGACATATTCACACCCCAAATATTGGAACCTTATTGTACTGTTTCTTCTCCAAATCCACTAGAATCAGAGCGGGATTCAGATGATCTCAATATAGACTCTGCTAATCTCCTTTCTCTTCCTCAACTTTCCAGGCCATGGTGTCGA AGTTACATTTATCGTTTCTCTTATATTTGGGCAAATGATAAAACTGTTCAAGATGCTCTTCACGTTCGGGAG GGAAGCATCAAGGACTGGCAGAGATGCAATAAGACCTTATCAGCTTCATACATATCTGATGTTTCTTCTAGTCTGGTTTATCATCAGAACCTCATAAAAAAAGGCTATAGAGTTCTGATATACAG TGGTGATCATGACATGGTGATTCCATATTTGGGTACTAAAGCTTGGATAGAGTCTCTAAACTTGACAGTTGACAGTAGTTGGAAACCATGGTTCGTGAATGGACAAATCGCAGG ATACAGAGTGCAGTATACATATAAAAAGTACCAGTTGACATTTACAACTATAAAG GGAGGGGGTCATACAGCTCCAGAGTACAAACCTGAAGAATGTCTTGCTATGATAAGTAGGTGGTTCTCATTCTACCCTCTGTAA
- the LOC112170628 gene encoding non-functional pseudokinase ZRK2, with protein MNVFSFSATQHMCVCLTYVASPGFCCLRVLRKEERDTDRSSFLINGSEVLEDLIVSFDGKSNPIRNYSADELIKATNNFDCFKLLGCCLEFPIPALVHEYATIGVLNDEGGFGATESLTWKARLGKQLANALTYLHTAFPRPIILRDLNFSCIYLGHDYVPKLSYFGLSITIPPMKSYAEDEPKGRFGYSDPAHITSGIISEKGDVYSFGVLLLIFLTGQKAVVTNQDGEYESINSYVKFRTCNGQIQSFVDPKIFGEVGK; from the exons ATGAATGTGTTTTCATTCTCTGCCACTCAGCATATGTGTGTATGTTTGACCTATGTTGCATCACCAGGTTTCTGTTGCTTGCGTGTTTTGAGAAAGGAGGAACGAGATACTGATAGATCCTCATTCTTGATCAATGGAAGCGAAGTACTAGAGGATCTCATTGTTTCCTTTGATGGCAAATCTAATCCTATTCGCAATTACTCTGCTGATGAGCTCATAAAGGCAACCAACAACTTTGAT TGTTTTAAACTTTTGGGATGCTGCTTAGAGTTTCCTATACCAGCTCTAGTGCATGAATATGCAACAATAGGAGTGCTAAATGATGAAGGAGGTTTCGGAGCTACTGAGTCCTTAACCTGGAAAGCTAGACTAGGTAAGCAGCTTGCAAATGCTCTTACATATCTCCATACTGCCTTTCCTAGGCCCATCATTCTCCGGGATCTAAATTTTAGTTGTATTTACTTGGGCCATGATTATGTTCCCAAACTCTCCTACTTCGGGCTCTCCATAACCATCCCTCCCATGAAATCATATGCTGAAGATGAACCAAAAGGAAGATTTGGGTACTCTGACCCTGCTCACATTACATCTGGTATTATTTCAGAAAAAGGtgatgtttatagctttggTGTGCTTTTACTTATATTTCTGACAGGACAAAAAGCTGTGGTTACCAATCAGGACGGGGAATACGAATCAATTAATTCATATGTGAAATTTCGTACTTGTAATGGTCAGATTCAGAGCTTTGTTGATCCTAAAATCTTTGGCGAGGTAGGGAAATGA